In Gossypium arboreum isolate Shixiya-1 chromosome 5, ASM2569848v2, whole genome shotgun sequence, a single genomic region encodes these proteins:
- the LOC108456953 gene encoding glucose-1-phosphate adenylyltransferase large subunit, chloroplastic/amyloplastic-like isoform X1 has protein sequence MESICISLKATATASPVNISQGRSNGGTVFWGETIRGGWDFGTQLSKSLRAENGVKKAKPGVAYSIITPEINKETMKFETPKFEAPQADPKNVASIILGGGAGTRLFPLTSQRAKPAVPIGGCYRLIDIPMSNCINSGIKKIFILTQFNSFSLNRHLARTYNFGNGVNFGDGLVEVLAATQTPGEAGKKWFQGTADAVRQFVWVFEDAKAKDVEHVLILSGDHLYRADYMDFVQKHIDSNADITVSCLPMDDSRASDYGLMKIDGTGRIVQFAEKPKGPNLKAMQVDTSILGLSAQDAARYPYIASMGVYVFKTSVLLKLLTRSYPSCNDFGSEIIPSAVKEHKVQAYLFNDYWEDIGTIKSFFDANLALTEQPPKFEFYDPKTPFYTSPRFLPPTKVDECKIVDSIISHGCFLRECSVQHSIVGVRSRLESGVDLQDTMMMGADYYQTESEIASLLAEGKVPIGVGQNTKIKNCIIDKNAKIGKDVIISNTDAVEEAERPEDGFYIRSGITVIMKNATIRDGTVI, from the exons ATGGAATCCATCTGCATATCGCTAAAGGCTACTGCAACCGCCAGTCCGGTTAATATCAGCCAAGGTCGTAGTAATGGAGGCACTGTTTTCTGGGGTGAGACTATTAGAGGAGGTTGGGATTTTGGAACACAGTTATCGAAGAGTTTGAGAGCTGAAAATGGTGTCAAAAAAGCTAAACCGGGCGTTGCTTACTCTATTATCACCCCAGAAATTAACAAGGAGACAATG AAATTTGAGACACCAAAGTTTGAGGCTCCACAAGCAGACCCAAAGAATGTGGCTTCCATCATACTGGGCGGCGGTGCTGGGACGCGCCTCTTCCCTCTTACTAGCCAAAGAGCCAAGCCAGCC GTTCCAATTGGAGGGTGTTACAGGCTGATTGATATTCCAATGAGCAACTGTATCAACAGTGGGATAAAGAAGATATTTATCTTAACTCAGTTTAACTCCTTCTCCCTCAATCGTCACTTAGCTCGTACTTACAACTTTGGGAATGGTGTAAATTTTGGAGATGGTTTGGTTGAG GTTCTGGCGGCCACTCAAACACCAGGAGAAGCTGGGAAGAAGTGGTTCCAAGGAACTGCTGATGCTGTGAGGCAATTTGTGTGGGTTTTTGAG GATGCCAAAGCCAAGGATGTGGAGCATGTATTGATATTGTCCGGAGATCATCTTTACCGAGCAGACTATATGGATTTTGTTCAG AAGCATATTGACTCAAATGCTGATATCACAGTCTCATGTTTACCAATGGACGACAG CCGTGCATCGGATTATGGATTGATGAAGATAGATGGAACAGGACGAATTGTCCAGTTTGCCGAGAAACCAAAGGGCCCTAATCTTAAAGCAATG CAAGTTGATACCTCCATATTAGGACTATCAGCTCAAGATGCTGCAAGATATCCGTACATTGCATCAATGGGTGTGTATGTGTTTAAAACTAGTGTCTTGTTAAAGCTTCTAACTCGAAGCTATCCCTCATGCAATGATTTTGGCTCTGAGATTATTCCGTCTGCTGTGAAGGAACACAAAGTCCAG GCATATTTGTTCAATGACTATTGGGAAGACATTGGAACAATAAAATCTTTCTTTGATGCTAATTTAGCGCTCACAGAACAG CCACCAAAGTTTGAATTTTATGATCCAAAGACACCTTTCTATACATCTCCAAGATTCTTGCCTCCTACCAAAGTTGATGAATGCAAG ATTGTTGACTCCATAATTTCACATGGTTGTTTCTTGCGAGAATGTAGTGTTCAACACTCTATAGTCGGTGTGCGCTCACGTTTGGAGTCCGGCGTTGATCTTCAG GATACCATGATGATGGGAGCAGACTACTACCAAACCGAGTCCGAAATAGCATCTCTGCTAGCAGAAGGGAAGGTTCCTATTGGTGTCGGACAGAATACCAAGATCAA GAATTGCATAATTGACAAGAATGCCAAGATAGGAAAAGATGTAATCATATCAAACACTGAT GCTGTTGAAGAAGCTGAGAGACCAGAAGATGGGTTTTACATTAGGTCTGGGATCACAGTGATAATGAAGAATGCAACCATCCGAGATGGAACTGTCATATAA
- the LOC108456954 gene encoding mannan endo-1,4-beta-mannosidase 7-like, whose amino-acid sequence MKHWGLILLLFLLFQQGNFLLRVKADDGFIKTKGLQLMLRGSPFYANGFNAYWLMYMASDSSQRSKVSSAFQQAKEHGLTIARTWAFSDGGDRPLQYSPGSYNEQMFQGLDFVGSEAKRYGIKLVLSFANNYDQFGGKKQYVNWARNEGQSIGSDDDFFTNSVVKEYYKNHIKTVLTRRNTLTGVAYKDEPTIMAWELMNEPRCLSDPSGKTMQAWITEMASHVKSIDGNHLLEAGLEGFYGPSSSQKQQYNPNFQVGTDFIANNQIPGIDFATVHSYPDQWLQSSSDESQIAFLNNWLYNHIQDAQNILQKPLLFAEFGKSLKIAGPNQRDELYNTVYTAIYSSARGGGAAIGGLFWQLLAEGMDSYGDGYEVIMSQGTSTVDLITQESQKLNRIRKMYVRLRDIEKWNKAREIRRAQWWSGNGVSKTEN is encoded by the exons TTGCTCCTTTTTTTGTTATTTCAACAAGGAAATTTTCTCCTGCGTGTCAAAGCTGATGACGGGTTTATCAAAACTAAAGGACTGCAGCTAATGTTGCGTGGAAGTCCTTTCTATGCAAATGGGTTCAATGCTTATTGGCTCATGTACATGGCCTCTGATTCATCTCAGAGAAGCAAAGTCTCATCTGCGTTTCAACAAGCTAAAGAGCACGGTCTCACCATAGCCAGAACTTGGGCTTTCAGTGATGGTGGAGACAGGCCTCTTCAGTACTCGCCTGGCTCCTACAATGAACAAATGTTCCAG GGATTGGATTTTGTAGGATCTGAGGCCAAGAGATATGGGATTAAGCTGGTTTTAAGCTTCGCGAATAACTATGATCAATTTGGAGGGAAGAAACAGTATGTGAACTGGGCAAGAAATGAAGGACAATCCATTGGCTCTGATGATGATTTCTTTACCAACTCTGTTGTTAAAGAATACTACAAGAACCACATCAAG ACTGTTCTTACAAGACGTAACACCCTGACTGGAGTGGCTTACAAAGATGAACCAACAATAATGGCGTGGGAGCTTATGAATGAGCCTAGGTGCCTCTCGGATCCATCGGGAAAGACCATGCAG GCCTGGATTACAGAGATGGCTTCTCATGTAAAGTCCATTGATGGAAATCACTTACTAGAAGCTGGTTTAGAAGGGTTTTATGGACCATCATCATCTCAAAAACAGCAATATAACCCTAACTTTCAAGTAGGAACGGATTTCATTGCAAATAATCAGATCCCTGGCATTGACTTTGCGACAGTTCATTCATATCCTGATCAatg GTTACAAAGCTCAAGTGATGAAAGCCAAATTGCCTTCTTGAATAATTGGCTGTACAATCACATCCAAGATGCTCAGAACATCCTTCAGAAACCATTGCTCTTTGCCGAGTTCGGAAAATCTTTGAAAATTGCGGGTCCTAACCAAAGAGACGAGCTGTACAACACTGTTTACACAGCGATTTACTCATCAGCCAGGGGTGGAGGTGCAGCCATCGGTGGGCTATTCTGGCAACTGTTAGCCGAAGGAATGGACTCTTACGGAGATGGGTATGAGGTAATCATGAGCCAAGGCACCTCAACTGTCGACCTCATCACTCAAGAATCTCAGAAACTTAATCGTATTCGAAAGATGTATGTAAGGTTGAGAGACATCGAGAAATGGAACAAAGCAAGGGAAATCAGAAGAGCACAATGGTGGTCTGGAAATGGTGTCAGCAAAACGGAAaattga
- the LOC108456953 gene encoding glucose-1-phosphate adenylyltransferase large subunit, chloroplastic/amyloplastic-like isoform X2, producing MESICISLKATATASPVNISQGRSNGGTVFWGETIRGGWDFGTQLSKSLRAENGVKKAKPGVAYSIITPEINKETMKFETPKFEAPQADPKNVASIILGGGAGTRLFPLTSQRAKPAVPIGGCYRLIDIPMSNCINSGIKKIFILTQFNSFSLNRHLARTYNFGNGVNFGDGLVEVLAATQTPGEAGKKWFQGTADAVRQFVWVFEDAKAKDVEHVLILSGDHLYRADYMDFVQKHIDSNADITVSCLPMDDSRASDYGLMKIDGTGRIVQFAEKPKGPNLKAMQVDTSILGLSAQDAARYPYIASMGVYVFKTSVLLKLLTRSYPSCNDFGSEIIPSAVKEHKVQAYLFNDYWEDIGTIKSFFDANLALTEQPPKFEFYDPKTPFYTSPRFLPPTKVDECKIVDSIISHGCFLRECSVQHSIVGVRSRLESGVDLQDTMMMGADYYQTESEIASLLAEGKVPIGVGQNTKIKLLKKLRDQKMGFTLGLGSQ from the exons ATGGAATCCATCTGCATATCGCTAAAGGCTACTGCAACCGCCAGTCCGGTTAATATCAGCCAAGGTCGTAGTAATGGAGGCACTGTTTTCTGGGGTGAGACTATTAGAGGAGGTTGGGATTTTGGAACACAGTTATCGAAGAGTTTGAGAGCTGAAAATGGTGTCAAAAAAGCTAAACCGGGCGTTGCTTACTCTATTATCACCCCAGAAATTAACAAGGAGACAATG AAATTTGAGACACCAAAGTTTGAGGCTCCACAAGCAGACCCAAAGAATGTGGCTTCCATCATACTGGGCGGCGGTGCTGGGACGCGCCTCTTCCCTCTTACTAGCCAAAGAGCCAAGCCAGCC GTTCCAATTGGAGGGTGTTACAGGCTGATTGATATTCCAATGAGCAACTGTATCAACAGTGGGATAAAGAAGATATTTATCTTAACTCAGTTTAACTCCTTCTCCCTCAATCGTCACTTAGCTCGTACTTACAACTTTGGGAATGGTGTAAATTTTGGAGATGGTTTGGTTGAG GTTCTGGCGGCCACTCAAACACCAGGAGAAGCTGGGAAGAAGTGGTTCCAAGGAACTGCTGATGCTGTGAGGCAATTTGTGTGGGTTTTTGAG GATGCCAAAGCCAAGGATGTGGAGCATGTATTGATATTGTCCGGAGATCATCTTTACCGAGCAGACTATATGGATTTTGTTCAG AAGCATATTGACTCAAATGCTGATATCACAGTCTCATGTTTACCAATGGACGACAG CCGTGCATCGGATTATGGATTGATGAAGATAGATGGAACAGGACGAATTGTCCAGTTTGCCGAGAAACCAAAGGGCCCTAATCTTAAAGCAATG CAAGTTGATACCTCCATATTAGGACTATCAGCTCAAGATGCTGCAAGATATCCGTACATTGCATCAATGGGTGTGTATGTGTTTAAAACTAGTGTCTTGTTAAAGCTTCTAACTCGAAGCTATCCCTCATGCAATGATTTTGGCTCTGAGATTATTCCGTCTGCTGTGAAGGAACACAAAGTCCAG GCATATTTGTTCAATGACTATTGGGAAGACATTGGAACAATAAAATCTTTCTTTGATGCTAATTTAGCGCTCACAGAACAG CCACCAAAGTTTGAATTTTATGATCCAAAGACACCTTTCTATACATCTCCAAGATTCTTGCCTCCTACCAAAGTTGATGAATGCAAG ATTGTTGACTCCATAATTTCACATGGTTGTTTCTTGCGAGAATGTAGTGTTCAACACTCTATAGTCGGTGTGCGCTCACGTTTGGAGTCCGGCGTTGATCTTCAG GATACCATGATGATGGGAGCAGACTACTACCAAACCGAGTCCGAAATAGCATCTCTGCTAGCAGAAGGGAAGGTTCCTATTGGTGTCGGACAGAATACCAAGATCAA GCTGTTGAAGAAGCTGAGAGACCAGAAGATGGGTTTTACATTAGGTCTGGGATCACAGTGA